The Humulus lupulus chromosome 4, drHumLupu1.1, whole genome shotgun sequence genome has a window encoding:
- the LOC133829873 gene encoding putative disease resistance protein RGA3 has product MLMWKEWSFGTEAILQEGQVFPLLKELTLDNCPKLNVGLPGYLPSLESLEIYHCEEMTDLLPRTQQTVTAPPFLDFVSISDCPVLESLLDWDWGSHSKVKILSLSNTKVLFENRIKWDLQKLSCLEYIEITGWEDDSFPDEGLLPITLETIVIGDSSKLETLNGKAFEQLTSLTDLSIRSCKSLRCLPEEGLPTSLTDLSISGCPLLNQRCENGGEDWPKIQHITKVELDDKLVN; this is encoded by the coding sequence ATGTTGATGTGGAAAGAGTGGTCATTTGGTACCGAAGCAATTCTTCAAGAAGGTCAAGTGTTCCCTCTTCTAAAAGAACTTACGCTGGATAATTGTCCCAAGCTTAATGTTGGCTTACCCGGTTATCTTCCATCATTAGAAAGTCTCGAAATCTATCATTGTGAAGAAATGACGGATTTGCTTCCCAGAACTCAACAGACTGTCACAGCCCCACCCTTTCTTGATTTCGTATCCATATCAGACTGTCCTGTGTTGGAGTCACTTCTAGATTGGGATTGGGGATCACACTCCAAAGTAAAGATACTTTCTCTATCGAACACAAAAGTGCTTTTTGAGAATCGTATTAAATGGGATCTACAGAAACTCTCATGTTTGGAATACATAGAAATCACAGGATGGGAAGATGATTCGTTTCCCGACGAAGGGCTCCTTCCGATCACTCTTGAGACAATTGTGATCGGAGATTCTAGCAAACTTGAGACCCTAAATGGAAAGGCTTTTGAACAACTAACATCCCTTACTGATTTATCGATTAGAAGCTGTAAAAGCCTCCGGTGCTTGCCAGAAGAAGGGCTGCCTACCTCTCTTACTGATTTATCAATCAGTGGATGTCCTTTGCTAAATCAACGATGTGAAAACGGAGGAGAAGATTGGCCTAAGATTCAACACATCACAAAAGTGGAATTGGATGATAAACTTGTCAATTAA
- the LOC133831862 gene encoding putative disease resistance RPP13-like protein 1, translating into MAAELVAGALLSASLQVLFERLGSEEIPQLFQGKKLILDQLYELKTMLWSAHALLNDAEEKQLRNQEVRMWLIELQDVIYQADDLVDRIDYEALRSKLEDDQSSSSSASKVLMKFMPPFLSTFDKTVRLDSMEILRKLKILVDQKDALGLREGAQNKPSPRPPAPLVEHADVCGRDTEKKIIVDQLLKDDVDSGSNISVIPIVGMGGLGKTTLAQVVYDDDRVQKYFELKVWITVSDEFDIFKITKEIFEGVTTNKCGTENFDELRRKLKEALRGKKFLFVHDDVWNESYSLWDTLKSSFESGANGSKILVTTRSTIVASTMATGQIHYLQTLLNEDCWQLFVKHAFGNNFDQNNNRNLQALGRKIVEKCKGLPLAIKSLGGLLRCEQNPKKWEDILGSDTWEELYKKEGSILPALWLSYRHLPTHLKQCFAYCSIFHKDYEFDREVLILLWMAEGFLPMDSKSKKMEEFGKEYLEDLLSRSFFQCSSKNTSFLQMHDLVHDLAMLVSDDFCFRLDLSSDVHSLPTKIRHLSCRRSNNYDLDKLQGLSKAISLRTFVALPLQILGGSYLVPYNILLTNGSCLRVLSFSQSSIKELPDSIGSLIHLRYLDLSYTHIEELHESVCSLYHLQTLLLSWCINLSQLPRNMGRLINLRYLDIRGVPLKEMPQGISQMKCLQLLSQVVLSDKHNDDVFKITDLAELEHLSGSLSIFGLENINDATEASKANLKDKKDLTELTLSWSDDAGDADSSQKELDVLDALRPHTSLKSLKIESYRGTTFSNWIADDAFSNLVMRSIAVVLYSLV; encoded by the exons ATGGCAGCCGAACTGGTAGCTGGTGCTTTGCTTTCTGCTTCACTTCAGGTTTTGTTTGAACGATTGGGCTCTGAGGAGATACCCCAGCTGTTCCAGGGGAAGAAGCTGATTCTAGACCAGCTATACGAGTTGAAGACCATGTTGTGGTCAGCTCATGCACTGCTCAACGATGCTGAGGAGAAGCAACTTCGAAACCAGGAGGTCAGGATGTGGCTTATCGAGCTTCAAGATGTGATCTATCAGGCTGATGACTTGGTGGACAGGATTGACTATGAAGCTCTGCGATCcaagcttgaagatgatcaatcCAGCAGCAGCAGTGCCAGCAAGGTACTCATGAAATTTATGCCACCCTTTCTGTCCACATTTGATAAAACTGTTAGGCTTGATTCCATGGAGATCCTTCGTAAGCTAAAGATCCTTGTTGATCAAAAAGATGCTCTTGGCCTGAGAGAAGGTGCTCAGAACAAACCTTCACCAAGGCCACCAGCTCCTTTGGTAGAACATGCTGATGTTTGTGGGAGGGACACTGAGAAAAAAATCATTGTTGATCAGTTGCTGAAAGATGATGTTGATAGTGGCAGTAACATTTCTGTTATCCCAATTGTTGGGATGGGTGGTCTTGGCAAAACCACTCTTGCTCAAGTTGTTTATGACGATGATAGAGTACAAAAGTATTTTGAGCTAAAAGTATGGATTACTGTGTCGGATGAGTTTGATATTTTCAAGATAACAAAAGAGATCTTTGAGGGGGTCACCACCAACAAATGTGGTACTGAAAACTTCGACGAACTTCGAAGGAAATTGAAGGAAGCATTGAGGGGGAAGAAATTTCTCTTTGTTCATGATGATGTTTGGAACGAGTCTTATTCTTTGTGGGACACACTGAAGAGTTCTTTTGAGTCTGGAGCAAATGGAAGTAAAATTCTTGTGACTACCCGAAGCACAATTGTCGCCTCTACTATGGCCACTGGGCAGATTCATTATCTACAAACTTTGTTGAATGAAGATTGCTGGCAGTTATTTGTGAAACATGCTTTTGGAAATAATTTTGACCAGAATAACAACAGAAATCTGCAAGCACTTGGTAGAAAAATAGTGGAGAAGTGCAAAGGCCTTCCTTTAGCAATAAAGTCTCTTGGTGGATTACTGCgctgtgaacaaaatcctaaaaaatGGGAAGACATACTTGGCAGTGACACATGGGAGGAATTGTACAAGAAAGAGGGCTCCATTCTTCCAGCTTTATGGTTAAGCTATCGTCACTTACCTACACATCTCAAGCAATGTTTTGCTTATTGTTCCATATTTCACAAAGACTATGAATTTGACAGAGAAGTTTTGATTTTGTTATGGATGGCTGAAGGGTTTTTGCCAATGGATTCAAAAAGTAAAAAGATGGAGGAATTTGGAAAGGAATACCTTGAAGATCTCTTATCAAGGTCATTCTTTCAATGTTCGAGTAAGAACACATCATTTCTCCAAATGCATGACCTCGTACATGATTTAGCCATGCTTGTATCAGATGATTTTTGCTTTAGGTTGGATTTGAGTAGTGATGTGCATAGCCTTCCAACAAAGATTCGTCATCTGTCATGTAGGAGAAGCAATAATTACGACCTCGACAAACTTCAGGGTTTGAGTAAGGCTATTTCTTTGCGTACCTTTGTAGCATTGCCATTGCAGATTCTAGGTGGAAGCTATTTAGTCCCGTACAATATATTGCTTACAAATGGAAGCTGTTTAAGAGTGCTTTCTTTTAGTCAATCTTCTATCAAGGAGTTGCCGGATTCAATTGGTAGTCTAATACATTTAAGGTATTTGGACTTGTCTTATACACATATCGAAGAGTTACATGAGTCAGTTTGTAGTTTGTACCATTTACAAACTTTATTGTTGTCGTGGTGTATAAATCTTTCTCAATTACCAAGGAATATGGGAAGACTGATCAACTTGCGTTACTTAGATATTAGAGGGGTACCTTTGAAAGAGATGCCGCAAGGAATCAGTCAGATGAAATGCTTGCAACTCTTATCACAGGTAGTATTGAGTGACAAGCATAACGATGACGTGTTCAAAATTACAGATTTAGCAGAGCTTGAACATTTAAGTGGAAGTCTTTCGATTTTTGGTTTGGAAAATATTAATGATGCGACGGAGGCTTCAAAGGCTAATTTAAAGGATAAGAAGGACCTTACAGAACTAACTTTGAGCTGGAGCGATGATGCTGGTGATGCTGATAGTTCGCAAAAAGAATTAGATGTGCTTGACGCCCTTCGACCACATACAAGCTTGAAGAGTCTGAAGATTGAAAGTTATAGAGGTACAACATTCTCGAACTGGATTGCAGATGATGCATTTTCTAATTTA GTGATGAGATCGATAGCAGTGGTCCTCTATTCACTTGTTTAG